One region of Streptomyces subrutilus genomic DNA includes:
- a CDS encoding TetR family transcriptional regulator codes for MARDSSATKARLLDAAFSEFATHGIAGARVDRIAEAAQANKRLIYVYYGNKEQLFDAVLQRALETGSESVPFDPDDLPGYAGAVFDHLIERPSLMRLVLWKQLERPETTGTEAASYAGKIAAVRQAQEAGRIDAGMDAGDVLTLVMALSQAWFGAVGAPADGETDNGWAAEGIARHRAAVVESVRRITAPA; via the coding sequence ATGGCACGGGATTCCAGCGCGACCAAGGCGCGTCTGCTCGACGCGGCCTTCTCCGAGTTCGCGACGCACGGCATCGCCGGCGCGCGGGTCGACCGCATCGCCGAGGCGGCACAGGCGAACAAGCGGCTCATCTACGTGTACTACGGCAACAAGGAACAGCTCTTCGACGCCGTGCTCCAGCGGGCGCTGGAGACGGGCTCGGAATCCGTGCCGTTCGATCCCGACGACCTGCCCGGCTACGCGGGCGCCGTCTTCGACCACCTCATCGAGCGGCCGTCCCTGATGCGTCTGGTGCTCTGGAAGCAGCTGGAGCGTCCGGAGACGACTGGCACGGAGGCGGCGTCGTACGCGGGCAAGATCGCGGCGGTGCGGCAGGCGCAGGAGGCGGGCCGGATCGACGCCGGGATGGACGCCGGCGACGTGCTGACGCTGGTGATGGCCCTGTCGCAGGCGTGGTTCGGTGCGGTGGGCGCTCCGGCGGATGGTGAGACGGACAACGGCTGGGCAGCCGAGGGGATCGCCCGCCACCGCGCGGCGGTGGTGGAATCCGTACGCCGGATCACGGCCCCGGCCTGA
- a CDS encoding lamin tail domain-containing protein yields the protein MSASPATRRLLAAVLAAGTLVGAAALPAAAHDDDRRDHRGRHSSIVIGEVQHDTRGRDNRALNREWVEVENTGRHSVDLRGFTLTDSDGNRYRFQGFRLDGRSSVRVHTGYGNNTRRDVYQDRRHQIWDERDTATLRDDRGRVVDTESWGRRGHHDNRRQ from the coding sequence ATGTCCGCTTCTCCCGCCACCCGCCGCCTTCTCGCCGCGGTCCTGGCCGCCGGCACGCTGGTCGGCGCGGCCGCCCTCCCGGCCGCCGCCCACGACGACGACCGGCGCGACCACCGGGGCCGGCACTCCTCGATCGTCATCGGCGAGGTACAGCACGACACCCGCGGCCGCGACAACCGCGCCCTGAACCGCGAATGGGTCGAGGTGGAGAACACCGGCCGGCACTCCGTGGACCTGCGCGGCTTCACCCTCACCGACAGCGACGGCAACCGCTACCGCTTCCAGGGCTTCCGTCTCGACGGCCGTTCCAGCGTCAGGGTCCACACCGGCTACGGGAACAACACCCGCCGCGACGTCTACCAGGACCGCCGCCACCAGATCTGGGACGAGCGGGACACCGCCACCCTCCGCGACGACCGCGGTCGCGTCGTCGACACCGAGTCGTGGGGCCGGCGCGGTCACCACGACAACCGCCGCCAGTAG
- a CDS encoding transglycosylase family protein — MFLSQAILTAPLADAAAPWKPRVDWDAIAQCESGGDWRANTGNGHYGGLQFSRSSWKAAGGRKYAARADLATKSEQIATAKRLAALQGMGAWTCARR; from the coding sequence GTGTTCCTGTCCCAGGCGATACTGACCGCCCCCCTTGCCGATGCGGCCGCGCCCTGGAAGCCCCGCGTCGACTGGGACGCGATCGCCCAGTGCGAGTCCGGTGGCGACTGGCGCGCCAACACGGGCAACGGGCACTACGGCGGACTCCAGTTCAGCCGGTCGAGCTGGAAGGCCGCGGGCGGCCGGAAGTACGCCGCCCGGGCCGACCTGGCCACGAAGTCGGAGCAGATCGCCACCGCCAAGCGGCTTGCCGCGCTGCAGGGCATGGGCGCTTGGACCTGCGCCCGCAGATAG
- a CDS encoding SixA phosphatase family protein has product MPVEPAARAGGDGRRLLLVRHAKAVPKGQTEDFDRALSDRGRRNAPGAGRWLAESGYSADLALCSPSRRTRQTWELMLPALTSPPPTVYDDRLYNATPSTLVEVLAARGGNLGGVLLVGHNSGIHELATALCGSGPAELLERLREGFPTSGVVVVDLPDRWDGLAPGHGSLVALWSPPR; this is encoded by the coding sequence ATGCCCGTGGAACCCGCGGCCCGCGCAGGTGGAGACGGTCGCCGACTGCTGCTGGTCCGGCACGCGAAGGCCGTGCCCAAGGGGCAGACGGAGGACTTCGACCGCGCCCTGAGCGACCGTGGCCGCAGGAACGCCCCGGGGGCGGGGCGCTGGCTGGCCGAGTCCGGGTACAGCGCCGACCTGGCCCTGTGCTCCCCGTCGCGCAGGACGCGGCAGACCTGGGAGCTCATGCTCCCCGCCCTGACGAGTCCGCCCCCGACGGTGTACGACGACCGGCTCTACAACGCGACTCCGAGCACCCTGGTCGAGGTGCTCGCCGCGCGGGGCGGGAACCTCGGCGGTGTCCTCCTGGTCGGCCACAACTCCGGCATCCACGAGCTGGCCACGGCCCTGTGCGGAAGCGGCCCGGCGGAGCTGCTGGAACGGCTCCGGGAGGGGTTTCCCACCTCGGGCGTCGTCGTGGTGGACCTCCCGGACCGGTGGGACGGCCTCGCGCCGGGCCACGGCAGTCTGGTGGCCCTCTGGTCCCCGCCGCGCTGA